One region of Gorilla gorilla gorilla isolate KB3781 chromosome 15, NHGRI_mGorGor1-v2.1_pri, whole genome shotgun sequence genomic DNA includes:
- the BTBD7 gene encoding BTB/POZ domain-containing protein 7 isoform X3, with the protein MAGGAGAGADGGAGGGGGGGDGSGPSGSSSGGRSLRGCEDIIAESISLDTLIAILKWSSHPYGSKWVHRQALHFLCEEFSQVMTSDVFYELSKDHLLTAIQSDYLQASEQDILKYLIKWGEHQLMKRIADREPNLLSGTAHSVNKRGVKRRDLDMEELREILSSLLPFVRIEHILPINSEVLSDAMKRGLISTPPSDMLPTTEGGKSNAWLRQKNAGIYVRPRLFSPYVEEAKSVLDEMMVEQTDLVRLRMVRMSNVPDTLYMVNNAVPQCCHMISHQQISSNQSSPPSVVANEIPVPRLLIMKDMVRRLQELRHTEQVQRAYALNCGEGATVSYEIQIRVLREFGLADAAAELLQNPHKFFPDERFGDESPLLTMRQPGRCRVNSTPPAETMFTDLDSFVAFHPPLPPPPPPYHPPATPIHNQLKAGWKQRPPSQHPSRSFSYPCNHSLFHSRTAPKAGPPPVYLPSVKAAPPDCTSTAGLGRQTVAAAAATTTSTATAAAAAASEKQVRTQPVLNDLMPDIAVGVSTLSLKDRRLPELAVDTELSQSVSEAGPGPPQHLSCIPQRHTHTSRKKHTLEQKTDTRENPQEYPDFYDFSNAACRPSTPAPSRRTPSPSQGGYFGPDLYSHNKASPSGLKSAYLPGQTSPKKQEEARREYTLSPDGHLHKQKNEPIHLDVVEQPPQRSDFPLAAPENASTGPAHVRGRTAVETDLTFGLTPNRPSLSACSSEAPEERSGRRLADSESLGHGAQRNTDLEREDSISRGRRSPSKPDFLYKKSAL; encoded by the exons GCTGTGAGGATATCATTGCTGAGAGCATCTCATTAGATACCTTAATTGCCATCCTCAAGTGGAGTTCTCATCCATATGGCTCTAAATGGGTGCACCGACAAGCTTTACATTTCCTCTGTGAGGAATTTTCCCAGGTCATGACTTCGGATGTTTTTTATGAACTCAGCAAAGACCATCTGCTTACTGCTATCCAGTCTGACTACCTACAG GCAAGTGAACAAGATATCCTTAAATATCTGATTAAATGGGGAGAGCATCAGTTGATGAAAAGAATAGCAGATAGAG AGCCAAACTTACTGAGTGGCACTGCCCATAGTGTGAACAAAAGAGGTGTAAAAAGACGGGACCTGGACATGGAAGAGCTCAGAGAgatcctttcttctctcttaccTTTTGTGCGAATTGAACACATCTTACCTATAAACAGTGAAGTCTTAAGTGATGCA atgaaaagaggcttaattagtACTCCTCCATCAGATATGCTTCCTACAACAGAAGGTGGGAAGTCAAATGCCTGGTTACGGCAAAAAAATGCTGGCATCTATGTTCGTCCTCGACTCTTCTCTCCCTATGTGGAAGAAGCAAAG TCAGTGCTAGATGAGATGATGGTGGAACAAACGGATCTTGTGCGCTTGCGAATGGTTAGAATGTCCAATGTGCCAGACACGCTCTACATGGTCAATAATGCCGTGCCACAGTGTTGTCACATGATCAGTCACCAGCAGATCAGCAGCAACCAGTCAAGCCCTCCTTCAGTTGTAGCCAACGAAATTCCAG TTCCTCGTCTCCTCATTATGAAAGACATGGTCAGACGACTGCAGGAACTGCGGCACACGGAGCAGGTGCAGAGGGCCTATGCCCTGAACTGCGGGGAAGGCGCCACTGTCAGCTATGAAATTCAGATTCGAGTGCTAAGAGAGTTTGGTCTTGCAGATGCTGCTGCAGAGCTGTTGCAG aATCCTCACAAATTCTTTCCTGATGAACGTTTTGGGGATGAAAGTCCACTCTTGACAATGAGACAGCCTGGGAGATGTCGCGTAAACAGTACACCTCCTGCAGAAACCATGTTTACAGATCTGGACTCTTTTGTGGCCTTCCATCCACCCTTGCCCCCTCCACCACCTCCCTACCACCCCCCAGCTACCCCAATCCATAACCAACTCAAAGCAGGCTGGAAGCAAAGACCTCCCAGTCAGCACCCTTCACGTTCATTTTCTTATCCCTGTAATCATTCGCTGTTCCACTCCAGAACAGCTCCTAAAGCTGGCCCTCCCCCAGTCTACTTGCCGAGTGTGAAAGCTGCACCGCCTGATTGTACCAGCACTGCAGGACTGGGCAGACAGACGGTGGCTGCTGCTGCCGCCACCACCACCtcaacagcaacagcagcagcagcagcagcatctgagAAGCAAGTG CGAACACAACCTGTGCTGAATGATCTGATGCCAGACATCGCGGTGGGTGTGTCCACACTGTCACTCAAGGACAGGAGGCTTCCAGAGCTTGCTGTAGACACAGAATTAAGCCAGTCGGTTTCTGAAGCAGGACCAGGGCCTCCCCAGCATCTGTCGTGTATTCcacagagacatacacacacTTCTCGGAAAAAACACACACTAGAGCAAAAAACAGACACCAGAGAAAATCCACAGGAATATCCGGATTTCTATGACTTCTCAAATGCTGCTTGCAGACCTTCTACTCCTGCTCCCAGCAGACGCACCCCTTCCCCTTCGCAAGGTGGATATTTTGGTCCCGATTTGTACAGCCACAATAAGGCATCACCAAGTGGCTTAAAGTCAGCCTACCTACCTGGTCAGACGTCTCCTAAAAAACAGGAAGAAGCTAGGAGAGAATATACACTTTCCCCTGATGGGCATCTACACAAACAAAAGAATGAGCCGATACACCTGGACGTCGTTGAGCAACCTCCCCAGCGGTCAGACTTTCCTTTGGCAGCCCCAGAAAATGCTAGTACTGGTCCAGCCCATGTCAGGGGACGAACTGCAGTAGAAACTGACTTGACTTTTGGGCTGACTCCTAACAGACCTTCACTTTCTGCATGTAGCTCTGAAGCTCCCGAAGAGAGATCTGGTAGAAGACTGGCAGACAGTGAGTCCCTGGGCCATGGAGCTCAGAGAAATACAGATTTGGAAAGGGAAGATTCAATAAGCAGAGGAAGGAGGTCACCAAGCAAGCCAGACTTCCTCTACAAAAAGTCTGCCCTCTGA